TCGCCCAAGAACTTTCTGGAGGGCTAAATAACCCGCCAATAGTGTTTGTTTCTTTTCGAAAGAGTCTTTGTCAGCACCCTCTCGAAGCATCGTGTTGAGCACTCGTACTTTCTCTCCGACGGAATTATTCACCTTCTGAGCTTCTGTAGAGTCACTCATAGTAACTTCTAAATCAAAAGATTCTTG
This is a stretch of genomic DNA from Chlamydiifrater phoenicopteri. It encodes these proteins:
- a CDS encoding DUF5398 family protein, which translates into the protein MFNMESTKKSAKDKQESFDLEVTMSDSTEAQKVNNSVGEKVRVLNTMLREGADKDSFEKKQTLLAGYLALQKVLGRINRKIV